From the Trichocoleus desertorum ATA4-8-CV12 genome, one window contains:
- a CDS encoding ABC transporter ATP-binding protein, with product MSAAISLQNVYKTYSDRPVVQDLSLTIPSGEMFGLLGPNGAGKSTTIRMLTTLTKPSQGQIQVTNFDVVRQPAQVKQRIGVVLQQTSVDGDLTVWENMEFHGRLHHIPNRVRQERIDRWLDYVELSDRRKDLVKTLSGGMKRRLQIARALLHEPEILFLDEPTVGLDPQTRRRLWEIIRDLNKQGMTMLLTTHYMDEVEYLCDRIGVMDAGKLIELGTLSELKQKYGKGLVMTQKGDKWDYQFFPDLEQANAYLDQQPNKTGMMVRPSNLEDIFVELTGRNLD from the coding sequence ATGTCTGCTGCCATCTCCCTGCAAAACGTCTATAAAACCTATAGCGATCGCCCGGTCGTTCAGGATCTTTCACTGACAATTCCATCAGGGGAGATGTTTGGCTTGCTCGGCCCCAACGGGGCAGGGAAATCTACCACGATCCGCATGTTGACGACGCTGACCAAGCCTAGTCAAGGTCAGATTCAGGTTACTAATTTTGATGTGGTGCGTCAGCCTGCTCAGGTGAAGCAACGGATTGGGGTGGTGTTGCAGCAAACCAGCGTGGATGGCGACCTTACCGTTTGGGAGAACATGGAATTTCATGGCCGCTTGCACCATATCCCTAACCGAGTGCGGCAGGAGCGGATCGATCGCTGGTTAGATTATGTAGAACTGAGCGATCGCCGGAAGGATTTGGTCAAAACCTTATCAGGAGGGATGAAGCGGCGTTTACAGATTGCCCGCGCCCTGCTGCATGAGCCAGAAATTCTGTTTCTGGATGAGCCGACTGTCGGTCTAGATCCCCAAACTCGCCGCCGCCTCTGGGAAATCATCCGCGATTTGAACAAGCAGGGCATGACCATGTTGCTAACCACGCACTACATGGATGAAGTGGAGTATCTGTGCGATCGCATTGGCGTGATGGATGCGGGCAAGCTGATTGAGTTGGGCACGCTCTCCGAACTAAAACAGAAATATGGCAAAGGCTTGGTGATGACGCAGAAAGGCGACAAATGGGATTATCAGTTTTTCCCTGACTTGGAGCAAGCCAATGCCTATCTGGATCAGCAACCAAACAAGACTGGTATGATGGTGCGACCTTCCAACTTAGAAGACATTTTTGTTGAACTGACAGGACGTAATCTGGATTGA
- a CDS encoding S9 family peptidase: MPSSQVAAYGTWKSPITSDLIVTGTIGLSQATLDGEDIYWLELRPTEAGRTVLVRRTPDGQTSDVTPAPFNVRTRVHEYGGGAYTVYKGTIYFTHFADQRLYRQTLGSEPQALTPEGNWRYADGVVDESRQRFICVREDHTAGEQEPINTIVSLSLEADQEAQILVAGSDFYSSPRLSPDGSHLAWLTWNHPNMPWDGTELWVAAFNSDGSLGQPEKVAGGIAESLFQPEWSPSGILHFICDRTGWWNLYRWQQDQVEALCDRAAEFGEPQWVFGQSTYGFDTSGSSEQIICTYVEQGTTHLARLDPTTKQLEPIAIPYTVVRGLQVAAGQAVFLTGSPTESLAIARLDLATGETSVLQRASHLTVNPSYLSEPQAIEFPTENGLTAYAFFYPPKNQDYTAPDGEKPPLLVKSHGGPTASTSTLLSLSIQYWTSRGIAVLDVDYGGSTGYGRAYRERLKGQWGIVDVDDCVNGARYLAEQGLVDGDRLVIDGGSAGGYTTLCALVFRDVFKAGASYYGVSDLEALARDTHKFESRYLDGLIGPYPERQDLYQARSPVHFCDQLACPVIFFQGLEDKIVPPSQAEAMVEVLQSKGLPVAYIAFEGEQHGFRKAENIKRSLDGELYFYSRVFGFELADAVEPVAIANL; encoded by the coding sequence ATGCCCTCATCCCAAGTTGCCGCTTACGGTACCTGGAAGTCCCCCATCACTTCAGATTTGATTGTTACAGGTACGATTGGCCTCAGTCAGGCAACCTTGGACGGAGAGGACATCTACTGGCTGGAGCTACGACCCACCGAGGCAGGCCGAACCGTACTGGTGCGTCGGACTCCCGATGGGCAAACTTCAGATGTGACCCCTGCGCCGTTCAATGTGCGAACCCGAGTGCATGAATATGGCGGTGGAGCTTATACCGTCTACAAAGGCACCATTTACTTCACTCACTTTGCCGATCAACGCCTTTACCGCCAAACGCTAGGCTCAGAACCTCAAGCCCTGACACCAGAAGGCAACTGGCGCTATGCCGACGGTGTGGTAGATGAATCACGACAGCGCTTTATCTGTGTGAGAGAAGACCACACGGCTGGTGAGCAGGAACCCATTAACACAATTGTTAGCCTAAGTTTAGAGGCAGACCAAGAAGCGCAGATTTTGGTAGCGGGCAGTGATTTCTACTCCTCCCCACGTCTCAGCCCGGATGGCTCACACTTGGCTTGGTTGACCTGGAACCACCCCAACATGCCTTGGGATGGCACAGAACTCTGGGTCGCTGCTTTTAACTCCGATGGTTCTCTAGGACAGCCCGAAAAAGTGGCAGGCGGCATTGCAGAATCGCTCTTTCAGCCCGAATGGTCTCCAAGCGGCATTTTGCACTTTATCTGCGATCGCACAGGTTGGTGGAATCTGTACCGCTGGCAGCAGGATCAAGTAGAAGCGTTATGCGATCGCGCTGCTGAGTTTGGCGAACCGCAGTGGGTGTTTGGTCAGTCTACCTATGGATTTGATACGAGTGGCAGCAGCGAGCAAATTATCTGCACTTATGTTGAGCAGGGAACGACCCATCTCGCTCGGTTAGACCCAACTACCAAACAACTAGAACCGATCGCTATTCCCTATACGGTGGTGCGGGGGCTACAAGTGGCCGCAGGGCAAGCTGTTTTCTTGACAGGCTCCCCCACAGAATCACTGGCGATCGCCCGGCTCGATCTAGCTACAGGCGAAACTTCTGTTTTACAACGCGCCAGCCACCTGACGGTTAATCCAAGTTATTTGTCAGAACCACAAGCGATCGAGTTTCCCACCGAGAATGGTTTGACTGCATACGCTTTCTTCTATCCGCCTAAAAACCAAGACTACACCGCACCCGATGGGGAAAAGCCGCCTTTACTGGTCAAGAGTCATGGTGGCCCTACTGCTAGCACTTCCACGCTTTTAAGCTTGAGCATTCAGTATTGGACGAGCCGGGGCATTGCTGTTTTAGATGTCGATTACGGTGGTAGCACTGGATATGGTCGCGCCTATCGGGAACGGCTAAAAGGTCAGTGGGGCATTGTGGATGTGGATGATTGTGTGAATGGAGCCCGCTATTTAGCCGAGCAAGGACTGGTGGATGGCGATCGCCTAGTGATTGATGGGGGCAGCGCGGGTGGCTATACGACGCTTTGTGCTTTGGTGTTTCGGGATGTGTTTAAGGCAGGTGCAAGCTACTACGGCGTCAGCGATTTAGAGGCGCTCGCCAGAGACACTCACAAATTTGAATCGCGCTACCTGGATGGCTTAATTGGCCCTTATCCCGAACGGCAAGACCTTTATCAAGCGCGATCGCCCGTCCATTTTTGCGATCAGCTTGCCTGCCCAGTGATTTTCTTCCAGGGCTTAGAAGACAAAATTGTGCCGCCTAGCCAAGCCGAAGCAATGGTAGAAGTGCTGCAATCGAAGGGCTTACCCGTAGCCTACATTGCGTTTGAGGGCGAGCAACATGGTTTCCGCAAAGCCGAAAATATTAAGCGATCGCTGGACGGCGAACTCTATTTCTACTCGCGTGTATTTGGTTTTGAGCTAGCCGATGCGGTCGAACCCGTTGCGATCGCCAATCTATAG
- a CDS encoding ATP phosphoribosyltransferase regulatory subunit: MVYQPPAGARDLLPLDVAQKRWIEKHLQQVFHRWGYHRIITSTLERLDTLMAGGAVQRSTVIQVQDAENEVLGLRPELTASIARAAVTRMAGATYPQRLYYNANVFRRAAQANHNRQQEFYQAGVELLGGGGLVADAEILLLLAECLKTLGIAQWHLVLGEAGLTRSLLSPFPSHLQDTVRQAIAHLDRIALETLPLSLELRERALFLVDLRGRPTDVLQKVSSLDLDATQRQAVNNLKSLVELLSDSFAEQPEQSPLILDLSLIQTFDYYTGIVFEVVSEAEAGQRVLGQGGRYDQLLGLYHPQGESYPGIGFSLNIEDLHQVLLPTDQLPQETPHSDWLVVPESAQAYTAAFAYAQKLRESAELVRVEVDLGDRETSEAVREYARDRRIAQLVWIKADGSAEVESLT; the protein is encoded by the coding sequence ATGGTTTATCAACCACCTGCTGGAGCTAGGGACCTCCTGCCACTGGATGTGGCTCAAAAGCGCTGGATTGAGAAGCACCTACAGCAGGTGTTTCATCGCTGGGGCTATCACCGCATCATTACTTCAACCTTAGAGCGGCTAGATACCCTGATGGCGGGGGGGGCGGTGCAGCGCTCTACGGTGATCCAAGTCCAAGATGCCGAAAATGAAGTGTTGGGACTGCGTCCGGAGCTGACTGCTTCGATCGCACGGGCAGCGGTAACTCGGATGGCAGGTGCCACGTATCCCCAGCGGCTTTATTACAACGCCAATGTCTTCCGGCGAGCGGCCCAAGCCAATCACAACCGTCAGCAGGAGTTTTACCAGGCGGGCGTGGAGTTGTTGGGCGGTGGTGGCCTTGTAGCGGATGCAGAGATTTTGCTTTTGCTAGCTGAGTGCCTAAAAACTCTCGGTATCGCTCAGTGGCACTTGGTACTAGGGGAAGCAGGACTGACGCGATCGCTCCTGTCGCCTTTTCCCAGCCACTTGCAAGACACAGTGCGACAGGCGATCGCTCATTTAGACCGCATTGCTCTAGAAACTTTGCCCCTCTCGCTAGAATTGCGGGAACGAGCGCTTTTCTTAGTGGATCTGCGGGGTCGCCCTACTGATGTGCTGCAAAAGGTGTCGAGTTTAGATCTGGATGCGACTCAACGGCAAGCGGTGAATAACCTCAAGTCTTTGGTAGAGCTACTCAGCGATAGTTTTGCTGAACAGCCAGAGCAATCTCCGCTGATTCTCGACCTTAGCTTAATCCAAACTTTTGACTACTACACAGGCATTGTGTTTGAAGTGGTGAGTGAGGCGGAAGCGGGACAGCGCGTTCTGGGTCAAGGGGGGCGCTATGATCAGTTGTTGGGTCTTTATCATCCTCAGGGAGAAAGTTATCCGGGGATTGGCTTCTCGCTCAATATTGAGGATTTGCATCAAGTCCTGTTGCCGACTGATCAGTTGCCTCAAGAAACGCCTCACAGTGATTGGTTGGTAGTGCCAGAGAGCGCTCAAGCTTATACGGCGGCGTTTGCCTATGCCCAAAAGTTGCGGGAATCGGCTGAGTTGGTGCGAGTAGAGGTAGACTTGGGCGATCGCGAAACTTCGGAGGCGGTGCGGGAATATGCTCGCGATCGCCGAATTGCTCAGTTGGTGTGGATCAAGGCGGATGGTTCTGCGGAAGTAGAATCTCTCACCTAG
- a CDS encoding class I SAM-dependent methyltransferase: protein MGELIALQAQDRQCNLSQFRSITSAEQYQKLYQLLQQYVAPRSAVLDWGCGNGHFSYFLARSDYQAYGYAFEDFYLREQLNQFGYKFKRGTPTDAIAIPYEDQQFDAVVSVGVLEHVRETGGDEIASLKEIFRLLKPGGYFICYHLPNQSSWIDPIAALVPNKHHHLYRYTRASIQTLCQTAGLALLDVQRYGVLPRNFWGNLPTSIRTSTAIARSWNLADTTLSTIFSPFCQNYWFVAQKPSNSHLPTA, encoded by the coding sequence ATGGGGGAATTAATTGCACTGCAAGCCCAGGATCGTCAGTGTAATTTATCCCAATTTAGAAGCATCACAAGTGCCGAGCAGTATCAAAAGCTTTATCAGTTATTGCAGCAATATGTAGCACCAAGGAGCGCAGTTTTAGATTGGGGTTGTGGCAATGGTCATTTCTCCTATTTCTTAGCCCGCTCCGATTACCAAGCTTATGGTTATGCCTTTGAAGACTTTTACTTACGAGAGCAATTAAATCAGTTTGGTTACAAATTTAAGCGAGGCACTCCCACGGATGCGATCGCCATCCCCTACGAAGATCAACAGTTTGATGCGGTTGTTTCGGTTGGGGTTCTAGAGCATGTGCGAGAAACCGGGGGGGATGAGATCGCTAGCCTAAAAGAAATTTTTCGCCTACTCAAACCGGGGGGCTATTTCATTTGCTATCACTTGCCGAATCAATCTAGTTGGATCGATCCGATCGCCGCGCTAGTTCCTAATAAACACCACCATCTTTATCGGTACACTCGCGCCTCAATTCAAACTCTATGCCAGACGGCAGGATTGGCACTGCTAGACGTGCAGCGTTACGGCGTTTTGCCACGTAATTTCTGGGGTAACTTGCCTACAAGTATTCGCACTTCGACGGCGATCGCTCGTAGCTGGAATTTAGCTGACACAACTTTGAGCACCATTTTCTCCCCGTTCTGTCAGAATTATTGGTTTGTGGCGCAAAAACCAAGCAACAGCCACCTTCCCACCGCGTAG
- the truB gene encoding tRNA pseudouridine(55) synthase TruB — protein sequence MQGFLNLNKPAGMTSHDCVAKLRRLLKTKRVGHGGTLDPAATGVLPVAIGRVTRLLQFLRSDKAYRATVRLGVRTATDDLEGETLSTQAAPDLTLEMVKAALPQFQGPLQQIPPAYSAIQVEGRRLYSLARAGEAIEVQPRAVEVYGIEVLDWRSGDFPELDLAIACGPGTYIRAIARDLGEVLGVGGTLAALTRTESCGLTLADSLTFADLEAQLQAGKFEAIAPLSVLDHLPMISLSPELAQRWCWGQRVFQSLDQPLFQAVTSPDAASLAVRIHHEDGRLLGVSQQIQEPEGTLLAPQMVLEPNL from the coding sequence GTGCAAGGGTTTTTGAACTTAAACAAACCAGCGGGCATGACATCCCATGATTGCGTGGCTAAGCTGCGCCGCCTGCTGAAGACAAAGCGAGTGGGACATGGCGGCACCCTCGACCCCGCAGCTACCGGAGTGCTGCCTGTGGCGATCGGACGAGTTACCCGCTTACTGCAGTTTCTGCGATCGGATAAGGCGTATCGTGCCACTGTGCGATTGGGAGTTAGAACTGCAACCGATGATTTGGAGGGAGAAACGCTATCGACTCAAGCCGCACCAGACTTAACTTTGGAGATGGTAAAAGCAGCTCTACCGCAGTTTCAGGGGCCGTTGCAGCAAATTCCGCCTGCTTACAGTGCCATCCAGGTAGAAGGGCGGCGGCTATATAGCTTGGCTCGTGCGGGTGAAGCCATCGAGGTACAACCCCGTGCTGTTGAGGTGTATGGAATCGAAGTGCTGGATTGGCGATCGGGCGACTTTCCCGAACTCGATTTGGCGATCGCTTGTGGCCCTGGCACCTATATCCGGGCGATCGCGCGAGACTTAGGCGAGGTGTTAGGGGTGGGGGGCACGTTAGCCGCTTTGACTCGCACCGAAAGTTGTGGCCTCACGTTAGCGGATAGCCTCACCTTTGCCGATTTAGAAGCGCAGTTACAGGCGGGTAAGTTTGAAGCGATCGCTCCTCTGAGTGTTCTAGACCACCTACCGATGATTAGTCTCTCCCCGGAATTAGCGCAGCGTTGGTGCTGGGGACAACGAGTGTTTCAGTCGCTGGATCAGCCTTTATTTCAAGCGGTCACGTCCCCAGATGCTGCAAGCTTGGCGGTGCGGATTCACCATGAAGATGGACGACTTTTAGGTGTGTCTCAGCAAATTCAAGAACCAGAAGGCACATTACTAGCGCCTCAGATGGTGCTTGAACCGAATTTATAA
- a CDS encoding DnaJ domain-containing protein, producing MSFQLDRGLFKLDFTDHYAILGVPINSDAKEIRKRYLKIARSLHPDSFSSDSEEHKQQATEWLSKLVNPAYEKLSQDRERAEYEVLVRLKGQQAVKEKDSVQILSEVANQLSKASDVDHAYKTTLHELATKQYQSPDQMLELTGQISELNFVYLLRKGGAGIPSSQSKNPVGGGATTSDQAGKPPTPAAPATPQPKLTAVEQYCRRAEELILRNAFAQAILELRDGLKLEPNNSRCHGLLGMVYLKQNQAKMAKIHIERALQLNPKDEVALEAKQKLDKLSAGTDSKGKTAKAAQSEKPRDSGGGLFGLFGGKKK from the coding sequence ATGTCTTTTCAACTTGACCGAGGGCTATTTAAGCTGGATTTCACTGACCACTACGCTATCCTAGGAGTTCCAATCAATTCGGACGCCAAGGAGATTCGAAAACGCTATCTCAAAATCGCGCGTAGTCTGCACCCAGATAGTTTTTCATCTGATTCTGAAGAACACAAACAGCAAGCGACCGAATGGTTGTCAAAGCTCGTCAATCCAGCCTATGAGAAGTTGTCGCAAGACAGAGAACGAGCTGAGTACGAGGTGCTAGTGCGGCTAAAAGGCCAACAGGCTGTTAAAGAGAAGGATTCTGTTCAGATCTTGAGTGAAGTAGCGAACCAACTCTCTAAAGCCAGTGATGTCGATCATGCTTATAAAACTACACTGCATGAATTGGCGACTAAACAATATCAATCTCCAGATCAAATGCTGGAGCTGACGGGTCAAATTAGTGAACTGAATTTTGTGTATCTACTTCGTAAAGGTGGAGCAGGGATTCCGTCTTCGCAATCTAAAAATCCAGTGGGGGGAGGTGCTACCACTTCTGATCAAGCAGGCAAGCCCCCTACCCCAGCGGCTCCTGCGACTCCGCAACCCAAACTGACTGCTGTAGAACAATATTGCCGTCGGGCCGAAGAATTGATTCTTAGAAATGCTTTTGCTCAAGCTATTTTAGAACTCCGGGATGGTTTGAAATTAGAACCAAATAACAGCCGCTGTCATGGTTTATTGGGCATGGTGTATTTGAAGCAAAACCAAGCCAAAATGGCTAAGATTCATATTGAGCGGGCACTACAGCTAAATCCGAAAGATGAAGTAGCTTTGGAAGCGAAGCAAAAATTAGATAAGCTGTCTGCGGGGACTGACAGTAAGGGCAAAACAGCCAAGGCTGCTCAGTCGGAGAAGCCCCGTGATTCAGGTGGGGGTTTGTTTGGTTTGTTTGGTGGAAAGAAAAAATAA
- a CDS encoding inositol monophosphatase, with the protein MSHPTPEQLQIFLDVATEAVLAAGVILQDYWGHLEAIEEKGRPGDLVTEADKAAEAAILQVLRRHVPDHPILAEESGQLNNKASEYLWAIDPLDGTTNYAHQYPVAAVSVGLLIEGVPHVGAIFDPFRQELFRAATGLGATRDRRPIQVSKTAELGKSILVSGFAYDRRETSDNNYAEFCHLTHLTQGVRRSGSAALDLAYVACGRFDGYWERGLSPWDMAAGIVLVREAGGQVTAYDQSPLVIPSGRILATNQQIHNALSRELLQVSAASAARNDNNVLSQDAGHHY; encoded by the coding sequence ATGAGCCACCCAACGCCCGAACAACTCCAAATCTTTTTAGATGTTGCCACGGAAGCAGTGCTGGCCGCAGGAGTCATCTTGCAAGACTACTGGGGCCATCTAGAGGCGATTGAAGAGAAAGGCCGTCCCGGAGATTTAGTCACAGAAGCAGACAAGGCGGCAGAAGCGGCAATTTTACAGGTGCTACGCCGCCACGTTCCCGACCATCCCATTTTGGCTGAAGAATCGGGTCAGCTCAACAACAAGGCCAGTGAGTATTTGTGGGCGATCGATCCTCTAGATGGCACCACGAATTATGCTCATCAATATCCCGTGGCCGCCGTTTCAGTCGGGCTGTTGATTGAGGGAGTCCCTCACGTCGGCGCTATTTTTGATCCCTTTCGCCAAGAACTGTTTCGAGCCGCTACGGGTCTAGGGGCAACTCGCGATCGCCGTCCGATTCAAGTCTCAAAAACGGCTGAACTCGGTAAGAGCATCTTAGTGAGTGGTTTTGCCTACGATCGCCGCGAAACCTCAGACAATAACTATGCCGAATTTTGCCATCTGACTCACCTGACCCAAGGGGTTCGTCGTAGTGGCTCTGCTGCCCTAGATCTAGCTTATGTGGCCTGTGGTCGTTTCGATGGCTATTGGGAGCGGGGGCTATCTCCTTGGGATATGGCAGCGGGCATCGTGTTAGTCCGGGAAGCGGGTGGGCAGGTTACAGCTTACGACCAAAGCCCTTTAGTCATTCCTTCCGGTCGCATTTTAGCCACTAATCAGCAAATTCATAACGCTTTGAGCCGCGAACTGTTACAGGTGAGCGCTGCATCAGCCGCAAGAAATGATAACAATGTATTAAGTCAGGATGCTGGCCACCACTACTAA
- a CDS encoding M23 family metallopeptidase, whose amino-acid sequence MTRHTIKSGETLESIGQKYNVIPATLMGFNPSLRSGKVTSGAEIVVPPYNGVQVSVPAGQTWRDVAATYKVRADVLFEINGCAAKPTTVFVPGVNWSPVGSAPPSISPKDRDNYGLTGYPLPTTATVLLGYGWRLQPAIAQVAFHSGIDLAAPLGTNALAAGDGVVAFADQQGSYGNLVVINHAGGRQSRYAQLGSIKVKAGQTLKKGTVVGTIGRTGTPSSTAAHLHFEVRYTSNLGWVAEDPEPYIQGMKVAKQ is encoded by the coding sequence TTGACTCGCCACACGATCAAGTCCGGTGAAACGCTAGAGAGTATTGGTCAGAAGTACAATGTGATTCCTGCCACCTTAATGGGGTTTAATCCTAGCCTCAGAAGCGGCAAGGTTACCTCTGGTGCAGAAATTGTGGTTCCGCCTTACAACGGGGTGCAGGTGAGCGTTCCAGCGGGGCAAACTTGGCGAGATGTCGCAGCTACCTACAAAGTACGGGCTGATGTATTGTTTGAAATCAATGGTTGCGCAGCTAAGCCCACCACTGTTTTTGTCCCCGGTGTGAATTGGTCTCCAGTCGGCTCCGCTCCGCCTAGTATTAGTCCCAAAGATCGCGATAACTACGGCTTAACAGGCTACCCTCTGCCCACCACTGCGACAGTGTTGCTCGGCTACGGTTGGCGGTTACAACCCGCGATCGCTCAAGTAGCCTTTCACAGTGGCATTGACCTAGCTGCTCCCCTAGGCACCAATGCGCTAGCCGCTGGAGATGGGGTCGTGGCTTTTGCAGATCAGCAAGGCAGCTATGGCAATTTAGTCGTGATTAACCATGCGGGTGGACGCCAAAGTCGGTACGCCCAGTTAGGCAGCATCAAAGTTAAGGCGGGCCAAACCCTAAAAAAAGGCACTGTGGTAGGTACGATTGGTAGGACTGGAACGCCTAGCTCAACAGCGGCTCACTTGCATTTCGAGGTACGCTACACCTCCAATTTGGGTTGGGTTGCCGAAGATCCAGAGCCTTATATTCAAGGCATGAAGGTGGCAAAACAATGA
- a CDS encoding DUF760 domain-containing protein has translation MVFNPESAKFLGSDPENAQANPLLKYLQHQSPEVLARVAKSVTPEVKQIISHNVQGLVGMLPSEGFNVQITTDRDNLAGLLASAMMTGYFLRQMEQRMELEGVLAGSMSLYEDPSTNP, from the coding sequence ATGGTCTTTAACCCTGAAAGTGCTAAGTTCCTTGGCTCTGACCCCGAAAATGCTCAAGCTAATCCGTTGCTGAAATATCTGCAACATCAGTCGCCTGAGGTGCTAGCGCGGGTTGCCAAGTCAGTCACGCCTGAGGTGAAACAAATTATTTCCCACAACGTTCAGGGTTTGGTGGGAATGTTACCCAGTGAAGGCTTTAACGTTCAAATTACGACCGATCGTGACAATCTAGCGGGTCTGCTCGCCTCTGCCATGATGACGGGCTATTTCCTGCGTCAAATGGAGCAACGTATGGAACTAGAAGGTGTTTTGGCGGGTTCGATGTCACTGTACGAAGATCCAAGCACCAACCCATAA
- a CDS encoding trypsin-like peptidase domain-containing protein, whose product MSLSFKQLTIYLALLAIGGGAGAWGTRYLNVDRTSATSRLVPFLQQPVQEPETRSTNLPIPNTSSNFIAAAVERVGPAVVRIDSARTVADNVPEAFRNPMFKRFFGNGAPLPEERMERGTGSGFILSADGRLMTNAHVVANADTVKVTLKDGRSFDGKVVGTDPVTDVAVVKISASSLPIVKLGKSQSLVPGQWAIAIGNPLGLDNTVTAGIISAIGRSSSQVGVPNKRVQFIQTDAAINPGNSGGPLLNEQGEVIGINTAIRADAQGLGFAIPIETAERIAEQLFRSGRAEHPYLGIQMVDLTGEIKEEINRDRELGIKVTQDQGVLIVKVLDGSPADKAGLQQGDVIQKINNKPVRTASEVQEMVEASVVGAQLNLEINRNGKAQRLRVQPSAFPSEEMG is encoded by the coding sequence ATGAGTTTGTCGTTCAAACAACTAACGATTTACCTAGCTTTATTAGCCATTGGTGGTGGTGCAGGAGCGTGGGGTACCCGCTACCTCAACGTTGATCGAACCTCTGCAACCAGCAGACTAGTGCCTTTTTTGCAGCAACCTGTGCAGGAGCCAGAAACTCGCTCCACCAACCTGCCCATCCCTAACACGAGCTCTAACTTTATTGCTGCCGCCGTCGAAAGAGTCGGGCCTGCGGTAGTGCGGATTGATTCGGCGCGGACCGTGGCGGATAATGTGCCGGAGGCGTTTAGGAACCCCATGTTCAAACGCTTTTTTGGCAATGGTGCTCCCCTCCCAGAGGAGCGAATGGAGCGAGGTACGGGTTCTGGATTTATTCTCAGTGCTGATGGCCGACTGATGACAAATGCTCATGTTGTCGCTAACGCGGATACCGTTAAAGTGACGCTGAAGGATGGTCGAAGCTTTGACGGCAAAGTGGTTGGAACCGATCCGGTGACAGATGTAGCGGTGGTCAAAATTAGTGCTTCTAGCTTGCCTATCGTTAAGTTAGGCAAGTCTCAATCATTAGTGCCAGGACAATGGGCGATCGCGATCGGCAATCCTTTAGGTCTAGATAACACCGTCACCGCTGGCATCATCAGCGCCATTGGCCGCTCTAGTTCTCAAGTGGGAGTCCCCAACAAGCGGGTGCAATTTATCCAAACTGATGCGGCGATTAATCCGGGCAACTCTGGTGGGCCTTTGCTGAATGAGCAAGGAGAAGTCATTGGCATCAACACAGCCATTCGGGCTGATGCTCAAGGGCTAGGCTTTGCCATTCCGATTGAGACGGCTGAGCGCATTGCCGAGCAACTGTTTCGGAGTGGTCGCGCCGAGCATCCGTACCTGGGCATCCAAATGGTTGACCTAACAGGCGAGATTAAAGAGGAAATCAATCGCGATCGCGAGTTAGGCATTAAGGTGACGCAAGATCAAGGCGTCTTGATTGTCAAAGTTTTAGACGGCTCACCCGCTGACAAGGCAGGTTTGCAGCAGGGAGATGTGATTCAAAAAATCAATAATAAGCCCGTTAGAACCGCTTCTGAAGTGCAAGAGATGGTTGAGGCGAGTGTTGTAGGAGCACAGCTCAATTTAGAAATTAACCGCAACGGCAAAGCTCAACGCCTGCGAGTTCAGCCCAGCGCTTTTCCCAGCGAAGAAATGGGCTAA
- the scpB gene encoding SMC-Scp complex subunit ScpB produces the protein MSDQPTLWEEPPKQTGLASTIEAILYLKAQPLALSEIAKYAGCDRATAEEGLIELMNDYAHRDSALEVVETPEGYSLQLRPAFHKLVQTLIPVDLGVGALRTLAAIALRGPIAQADLVNLRGSGAYQHVPELVEQGFVRKRRQSDGRSYWLQVTEKFHQYFQVDKLPIALEPQNSESADEP, from the coding sequence TTGAGCGATCAACCAACGCTTTGGGAAGAACCGCCAAAACAGACGGGACTCGCCAGCACCATCGAAGCGATTCTTTACTTAAAAGCCCAACCGCTGGCGCTCAGTGAGATTGCCAAATATGCAGGCTGCGATCGCGCCACGGCAGAAGAAGGCTTGATCGAGCTTATGAACGACTATGCCCACCGCGACAGTGCCTTAGAAGTAGTAGAAACCCCAGAGGGCTACAGCTTGCAACTGCGACCTGCCTTTCATAAGTTAGTCCAAACCTTGATTCCGGTGGATTTGGGGGTGGGGGCTTTACGAACTTTAGCGGCGATCGCCTTGCGCGGCCCGATCGCCCAAGCAGATTTGGTCAACTTGCGGGGGTCCGGTGCCTATCAGCATGTTCCGGAACTAGTCGAGCAAGGTTTTGTGCGGAAACGGCGACAATCGGATGGTCGATCCTATTGGTTACAAGTGACTGAAAAGTTCCACCAGTACTTCCAGGTAGACAAACTGCCGATCGCTCTAGAGCCGCAAAACTCAGAGTCTGCTGACGAGCCGTAA